In Quercus robur chromosome 11, dhQueRobu3.1, whole genome shotgun sequence, the sequence CCAGAACGTTCTTTGCCCATCACTTGAGCGAACGCATCATCTTTTGCCCAGAGAATTCCATCGCGATGGTCTCCTACTAGCTTGCCCCCgttgtttaaaatttctttcattttatccTGTTTTCATATAAGAACCAAATAACATATTATTTGCTATAAATATTTCACGcacaaattagaaaataaataggttATGATATAGGCTTACAATCTTGTCTCGCACTTCATTACTAATAGGAGTCCCATCTTTCTTGCAGTATGCTTTTATGAAAACATCTGCACGCTCCACTGCTTGGCCGTTTTCTTTTGCCTACATCATATTCAACAGTCTCATTACAATAGTGAAAATTAATGTCGGTATGAAGCGACAACCAAACATAACATGCAATATAACCATAAAACAAATTCCGTAAACATGTAGTTTATTACGTTCAAAAAGACGAGTTGTTTTCTTCATGTGAATGCTTTGTATCAAGCGGTTTTTGGTACCAACACTCTTTATAATATTAGATTTAATAAAATAGCCATTTTATAAGAGGTAACGTTTGAAAAAGTGTGGCCATAACTATATGCCACAACTATAGCCACGTTTCTTAAATGTGGTTATATCTGttacctatagccacgtttaaaacgcggctataaccccctaactatttttagaatttgtctatagccacgtttctTAAATGTGGTTATATCTGttacctatagccacgtttaaaacgcggctataaccATAGCactatttttagaatttgtctatagccacgttttaaacgcagctacaaccccctaaatatttttacaattactcCATAGCCACGTTTGAAACGCAGCTACAACCCCCTGCCTATATGCATCCCAATTGCTATATACCAAACTAAACTCTTGCTAACAAAGtggcaaacataaatattaatgaaatcaCTAATCAAAAACAGGAAACATCACAAGAAATGTCTATTAACAGTCATAAACATGCAAACATAATAATTTCAGTAAACTAGTTTCTTCAAACTCTTCAGATTCATCacacataataattttaattcaacCAAACAATATGTATACAACccatttgtgattttttaatattgattaattctAAACCAAGAAGTTTGTATTATTACAGTAATGAAATTGTGGATTGCTTAGTTTGGACCCTACGACAACGTTGGGCATTGCCACCATTACTGTCATCTCCATGcaaaatctattttaatttccatGAATTCGAATCGACCATGttctttcaacaacaaaataaataaataaatacaactaGAATTTATTGATACCACCAATATGTCacaagttcaattaaaatagtAGAGCATTAAAACTTGGCTAGTTATTGTATAATGCATTTCTTACCATATTGTCAGCAGTTTGTGCAAAACTTATAGGCCCTGTCCTCGCTATATCCGTCTGAAACGAACGACTTCTCTTGTTCGTATCCACTAATTCCTTTACACATTCCCgccaacaaattaaaacaaacaaatcagTTAAAACACTGTACTCGGTATAGAGCAAGAAAATAGAGCAAGAAAATAGCGCAACCTTCGTTTTAGAATCAAACCAATAGTCAACTAGTGCGCGGTAGTCCTGCTCGTCAGCCCAAGATGGTTTGTTTTTATACACATCTTCTTTTAACGCATCTTTTgggtagcattttttttttaacttacttCTTCGGTTCCTTCTCAACTCTCCTAATAAGTGCATTGCCCAGTTCATTTGATTAGCTGGGCTAATAATCTCTGGGTCAATGATCCATTTTTTCTGAAATGCAAAAATTGAGTTAGCATAGTGCAATAATTCACCCTACTGAAAATGCCATTTAGCACATACACGACTATACATAACAATTAAAAGTATCTTAATTTGATACAACCTCTATCTCTACCCAAGCGTTTTCTTTGCATTTACGGTCGACATGCGTCCAAGTAGCAGGCATAAGTGGGCAATAGTTGCGGCAGATGCATAAGGTGCCCAACCACCTTTTGAATGTTTGCCCGCTTTCCCCAACCGGTTGCTTGCTCCCATTTAACCCACATACAAGTTTCTTGTTCGGTGGAAGAGCCCATATACGCTGCATTAGCGTTATTCcacgttttttatttatattattgtatATTGGGGATTCCCGAACTGAATCTTCTGCACGCCCATCATTGGATGGTGCGGTTTCTTGGACCAAATCGCCTGCATATAGTAAACCATTAttagagagaatgaaatttcaaagttcacAATTACAGAGAAGTCACTGTATATAGCAAATGTGGAGATTTTGATACTTAAAGAAACTGATAATAACAAATAAGTCGATGTCTCTATCTAAAAGCTGTTTTTATccctttcaaaaataaaaaactgtttttatccaaaaaatatatgtaagttGCATATAATTCAACCATAATACCATTACTGCCAGTGTCATGTACATGCACAGCCAAGTTGAATATCATTTCCAAAGCTCGTAAATCACATGAATATCATTATTACAGCTTGGgtaaaataacctcaaacaagaacataatacccatcaaaagaaattagaacttttacctcaaataaagtGATGAAGATGCTTTGGGGTTCCTAAGTATTTTTCTGGTGATCTTGTCGAAAAAATGATGGTGAGGATTGATTGCTTTGGAGTGGAGGCCGGTGGGTGAGTGTGGaagtgagtgtgtgtgtgtgtgtgtgtgtgtttaagtaaagataaaagaaagaaaatgaaacacAGAAAAGAGACAGCCAgccaaaagagagaagagaggtgGGTGAAAATGAGTGATGGGGAGTGGTGTTAGGTGGGGGGCACGTGCGAACTAAAAATCTGACTTGAccccctcttttctttttgttttttctttgatgacAAGGACGTTACACATCCACAGTGAACAAAATATGAGATAAAAGTAACTATCCTAAATGGAGTTAGGAATAAAAATATCCTTTAGAGACCGAATTAGTTGTTTTTAAAAGTGTTGAACTTAGTTGATATGAACCCAAACTCCAAAGAAGTTTAGTAAAATTTACTTAAGGACACTCATTACCATTTCCCTTCTTAGTATTACTTGATTTTGCATGAAATGTGTGCCACTATATTTATTGAGTCCAATTTTATTGGAGTTTGTGTTCCTTAGAAATTCATTTACTTTTCCGAGGAACAAGTCCAATTCCTTAGTATTACttgctttttattaatttcttaaaGAAGTGCACATTTGAAGGGTGATGAGGGGTGATTTGGTCCCTAATTATGTCAAGTGGTGGTACTTAATTGGATCATTTCCCTAAATCTCACTTCTTCTAGAACCCATCTAGGAGAAGATGTAACTAATTTTGTCCTTACCCCCAAGTTTGCACAGCCAATTTGGTTCCATGCACAACCAAAAATTTTCCATACCCTCAACAAATTGCAAGCTGGCCAAATGCCAAAGAAAAAGCGATCTCCCATCCCACGCGACCTCACcatcttttactaaaaaataagtaaGGCCTCCCATGCAAATCAAGTttcctcaatatttttcacacacgtCTCTACCCTCTCCACAGAGAAACACCCAAACTCCCAGACACACTACAAAAACTATCAAATCCcagaaaatacacaaaaaaacctTCTCACAAACAAAACCTGCAAGAATCCCTCAATCATATAGAAATCCAACCAAAAACCCAGCTCTAAACCCCTACAAACTTTATAGAGAAACACCCAAATTCCCAGCCAAGAACGCCaccaaaaatacccaaaaacaacGCCCTTACAAACCCAAATAGAACCATAAATATCCCTGTTTTAACCCATAaaatcaaccccaaaatcgaCAATCTCAACCCCCACTGAAAATAACCCAGCAAATCCTCCAAAACTCTCACTACAAATATCCTAGAATAAGCCAAGAAAAATCCCACTGGAACTACAGCCAAAACCCCACTGTCAAACCCTTAACAATTCTCAGGAAGACCCAAAAATAGCCACTGTAAACCCAACACTGAAAACTCCATCAGATACCAAGAAAAATCCCTTCATACAAACCAACCAGAAAACCCATTTGAAAACAGCATCAAcagagcataaaaaaaaaaaaaatgaaagataaatGGAGCAGAAGCATAAGCTAAATACCAAGACATGAAAGCAGAATACAAAGAAGGaaataagaaattcaaaagCAGAGAACCATAcagaaaattttcttgaattttaaggtcaacaaattttctactttcttgttgggctttttgcatttaatgtttaaaaatgcTAAGATATTGTCTAGATAATCATATTTAAGCTCATTTTATCTGTTGAATTTAAAAAGTTTGGGATCAggagttcaaaattttatttcaaagggtcaaaaaaatattttaaaaatattatacataattcttttttttttatttagctcttatactttttttctttttctttttcttttttggctagCTCAGATGGtttatttaaagttttcaaCCCCCTAATCTTCACTTGGTGCCGCCCCTACGACCACCCCGTGACTTTACCATTACATAAGGTAATGTCCCCCCAACATTAATTGTGTTCTTTTGTTTACATCTAAATATATccatcataaaattaaaaactgatttCTATACTGTGCAAACTGCACATTTTTACAAGGGAaaagtgtgtgtgtttttttttttcttagaaacagAAGGGACAAGTTAATTAAAATACAGTAAGAGCagtagtttaaaatatattttccgaaatttttaatgataaaatgaaaaataaaattaagagtttTCTCAAGCTTAGTGAGGGAAGAGGGAGacttgtatttgtatttggagGTAATGAAACCGTAATTGTGTTAGGAACTCTAAAATTTGCTACAGCACATCAACTCATTTACATATGCTTATAGGTTTTATTAGgttgttgaaaaatattataatgaaCATAATTATGGAATAGTTTTTTAAGCGTATGACTTAGATTTCTGATGTGCACTCTGCACAAATATTGCAGTTTAATTTTTGATAATCAGCACAAGTCTTAATGCCTCCAATGTACAGTTGTTTGtaataattaatgaatttctattttatatatatatatatatatatatttatagttgaCCCTATATCTTCTTCTTGTGGAGATGTACAACTGAGCTAAGCTATCTTAGTTGTCTGCTTCTTTGCTTTGAGTCTCCTCAATTAAAAATGAAAGGTTCAATTGTCTTCATTTTCATGGGAGAGTATTGGCAGGTGTTTAAGGCTATAAGGTAGGTTCTCTTCTCATGCCAATATAAGTTTGTGGTTGCTGCCAGAAACTATGCTTTAGGTTGTTTGGAATACTAATGTTATAATCCAAGAATTGAATAGTTGGGTCATGAAATCCCAACTACATTTGTTAATGTGGAACTTAAAAATAGTAGTTCCAGCATAGATGTCTTTAATCTGTATTTGAACACTTAATGAATTAAATTTGACAGTGATCCTTTGTTAGGCAATAGAACTCATGGTTGTTGATGCTCTGTTAAAAGTAattgattttcttcaaattgCATCACCAATTCATCAACCAGCAGAATTTTGGACGGTTTGAACTTTACACATTATCATCAAACTTCTAGGTTTTACTTTACAGCACTGACATAGTTTCTCTGAAAGTGCAGTTAGATGACTCAATCTtaaaaatcattgaaatttcTAATGCACAAGAGCGCAAGGAAGCATGAGACATCATTTAACGCATTCGAAGAAGGGAGCTATATCATGTATCTTATTACAATTGCAAGATGGGGAAGAGGTAGTAATGTTTGAAATTCTTCATGTCTCAAAATCTTTAACTTCtcctattgaatttttttttattactaaaaaaaaaaggaactttaGTGAaccaaaagagataaaaaattgttaatcttatttatacattttaaatttttggatcaTTGTGTGAATTTTAATTCATTCAATTAgtaaatttcattttacttGAATAATTAAAGTATGTATCAAGTCAAAACtactaaaaaattgaaaccataTAAACATAAGGTTAAAGATATAGGTGTTTAGTCATTAACAGCAAACATAAAAGTGTTACCCTAAGAATAATTTGCACTGTACGAATAACTACCTGCAGAAGGCGGCTGTGTCTTCTCATCATCATAATCATCTCCTTCCTCCCATCTTGCGTGCTCAGCATCATAGGCGGCCCTTAACTCCTCCTGCATGATGTCTCGTGAGCGTGATGAACCTTGGCCAACTTGCACAATTGTCAATGGATGGTCCCTCTCCTTTCCTGCAGCAAACGACTGAAAAATTAGTTACAACAGTAATAAATATCAAACGTTACATTTCAAGATATGTAAACTACCTGTGGGTTGTGACCCAGCATCACTAGTATGGGCGGCTTGCAGCTCCTCCCCTCTCTGTCGTGAACTCGAGGGTCCTTCGCCGACTTCTACAACTGGCAATCGGCATTTCTTACCCATTCTTGCGTCTAACaactttacaaaacaaaaaaagtgttaACTATAGACAACAATCAATTGCATAAAATGTAAGTTAAACATTTTTTGGTTCTGACACCCTTTACAATAATTCAACCATATACACGTTTCGTGCACCAAGATAGCCAGAAGAATACTTTATATTAAATGTCGCAATTTTTGTTAGAATTGAGCTGGGTTAGGACCTATGGTAATTAAGATCATGAAGGTAAGATATTAAAGATGATTTTAAAACCCCCATAAATGAACCAATAAAAAGCTAGACTTTGGTATATTTACAATCTGCTACAACTCAtgtaaataaatacaataagaaaaagaaaaagaaaaattgtcagTTTTATATCTCTCAGTTttaagttcaattaaaattgtcAAGAGTCTCATAACTCAATTAGTGTTTTCAAATAAGACatttaagattcaaatctcTTTCCTAATCAATCTAattatccaaagaaaaaaagattaagcTTGGATTGGCATATTATAAAGTTGGTTaggtaaaacaaaaaacatttacaaaaacaagccatgattattttctaatatcaGACTTggtaaagagagagaaatgatagGGCATTCCAAAGATGCCGAAGAGATAGGGTGTTTCACGGAAAACGGAGACAAAAACGGTATTTCTAGCCAATAGGCATAGTCTTGGCTGATTGGAGGGGAGGTTAGTGCGAAGCAAATTGCTAATACACGGGTTCTTTAATATATAGTCTTGCTGGTTACCATCACTATCAATCTATATCTGCATTTGAAGAATGCAATTGGCAATATCAACATCATTTGatccaaatttcaaaaatgacATTATAAATAAGTGCGACATAATTATGATCAAACTACCCTATAGTTATGATGATAATCCCCCTAAAAAAAGACCTTAGGGCTAATAACCCCCCTACAAAAAACCTTAGGGCTAATAAATTCGTGATTCGAAAAGAAAGACAGTTTTTCTCCTAGTGAATATGAAGAGAAAATGTTTCCAAGAGAAAATTTTCTATGACttgggttttgatgatttttagAGGAGAAAGTCATGGTCGTTGCcttgtaactaaaaaaaaaaaataaataaaagaaatggagTCTTTTTGGTCTATTCTCATCAACCCCATGTTATGTAGCAACAATAAGCAGTGCCATATGTACTATCGAGTCCTTAATGAGGCTATTATTATaagaaatttgtaatttaacttACATCTCTTGATATTTCTAACAAATACGTACATAATTCAAATCTCTTTTTAGCTAtcaatttatcaaaaagaaaaaacagtctAGAGATATGACGTTTCTATTAATATCACCACAACTTTAAAGTGATGaattaatgtaaaaataattgtttaacATTTACCTTCAATCATCATAATAGTGCATGGTAGTCTTgtataaaaattactttaaaagATGAggttatgtttttaaatttttattttttttacaatgtcCCCACCAAATGATATACACATTAAACATGAGtcctcaaaaataaattaatataaatatgaGCTTAATGGGGTGAACCAAACTTTCACTTACAAAAATGGGCCAAAGTTCAAATTGacattgtttattaatttttacgaGACTCTATATGAGTGCTCTTCCATTTATGGTGCCAGTGAAAAGAGCGTAAAATTGTAGAAATCACCATAAGTGGAAAAATCCATTTGGGCAGGTCCCAGAAGAGGGCTTTGTTTACTACACACGCTTTACAGAAGAGCGTGGCGAGTATATTTTCTAGAGGAAGGTTGCGTAGAAAACCAACAGTCAGTTtcattttgccattttttttattgggtcaAGAACCTCAACACTGACTCCtctgtataaaaaaattaaaacaggtCACCCCGACCACAAGCAGAAGGGATGCAGTGATATCCACGCGCCAACTCATTGTCAAACTCAATCTTGGTGTGTGTTTAGGTTTGACTGTAGATGAGCCTACTGATATTAACATTTGCGAAAAACACTGCTTGGAAACGTTTGTTTGCAAACAAGTCAAATCTAATCACAAGCTTAAGCTCGATTATTAGACACGCTAAGCTCAAACAATGTATTGCATTGGTGAACAAAACGAAGGTGATTTGAGTGTGTATATTTGGAGGGGTAGGTATATTCACTTGTACAGGTGTTCCTTTTTGAACTAGGACTAGGCTCGAGTGGATTAGCTCCCCATACTTACTTCTTATCGTGATAGTTGATTCAAATCAATATGGTATGACCTAAGCCTAGTTTTGGAATACTAGTTTCGATCCTAACCATACCTATTTATTAACATGATAGTTGGTTCGAATCTATATGGTATGATATAAACCTAGTTTCGGAATAATGGTTTCAGTCCTAGCCATATCAATATTTGGgtaaaataacttattttaatatCTAACAATATATAAACTACCCTATCCAAGTTTAAGAGCTTCTATTTGGCAAACACTACAACCACAAcgaaaagaaaccctaacacCACACGATCATATATCCAAGTTCATAAGAAATGAATTTCAAATCCAATAGCGAAGAGGGGAAGGAATTGGATACATcataagtaaaaattaaaggaattaaCAATATGAAGAGGAATtaacaaattcaacaaatattaCACAGAGGCATTCCAACTAATTCATGAATGAATACGTTTTCATTAACAACTGTAACATCCAAACACATAATACACTACTAAATTATTACACTACTCATCCTCGGTGTACTCATCCTTGTTGTCGTCTTCATTGTCAGACTCATCGTCAATAAACTCATCCTCATTGTTTACTCCATGAAGATCTCTTTCAGCAATGATGGAGGCATCAATTGTCATTCCCTCTAGATCATCCCGAGCCCAACGAAGGTTGTCACTCACAACCTCATTACTACTTATATTGTAGGGAACATTTTCAGAAAAACTATATATGTCATCCTCCTCCCGTTGGGGACCAACACCAGCATCAAACACGTCCCTAGCTTTAGTTTTGACAACAGCATACCAATCTTTGTGCCTTTTATCTTCCACATAAAAAACTTGTGTAGCTTGAGATGCCAAAACGTATGGTTCATCTATCATTTTATCCCCACCGTGTATGAAGTGTGTAAAGTTTACCATAGGAAATCCAAATTCATCAGTCCTATATCCTCTCCTATGTTGGTCATGAACCCATTTACACTTGAATAACACATGTTTGATATTGTCAGAATAATTCAACTCAATTATATCAGTTAAAATACCATAGTAAGTATTGCCCCCATCAGTAGCCACACTAACTCCACTATTCTGCGTTTTCCTATTTGCCTCATCATTTacactcctaaattttaagCCATTTATTACATAATGCTTGAACCGCTTTACATAAATATACGGCCATTTGGACAATGTAACAAGGGTATCACTAACTCCCTCCCTTTCCTTATCAGCACCAATGAGGGACATCACCTAATATCAgttggccaaaataaaataattcatatcaGTACAGTTAATCATGGTTGAGACAGTGTTACAAGTTTAATAAGTTGAAAATGTCATACGTACGTGACCCCCAAACCAAGTACAAAACTTCTCCATGTGGTGCTTATATATAATGGCATCGGAAACGTTACGATTGTGGCCTTTTCGAAGTTCATCCTCTATCAATCTTTTGTGCATCCTGTGCAGGCAATTGTATTAGGGTTAATAGACCTTACGTACATTGGATTGACgtgcaattatatttgtatatgtaATACTTACTCACGAAAGCGGTTGATGTTTTCAGAATTGAATAAAACGTAGCGATGGGCTTGGGTCCACTCTTTATTGTTTAATGTCATGATCGAAACCACCCCCGTTGACTCCTCAATCATCCTGGTGGGTCGATTGAATATAGTTTCCACTCCTTCCATATACCGTGAACAGAATGTTAAGCACTCCTCTACTATGTATCCTTCAGCAATAGACCCTTCCGGAGCAGCTCTATTTCGTACGTAAGACTTAAGACGTGAGAGGTACCTATAAAGGAACGATAAGATTAATGATTGGCAATGGTAATTCGAACACGCACATGAAACTGGAAGTTGATCAATAATATTACACACATCTTACCTCTCAATGGGATACATCCAACGGTAGTGCACTGGACCACCAATCTTAGCTTCAGCAGCTAAGTGCATGACCAAATGTACCATCACTGTAAAGAAGGATGGAGGAAATATCTTTTCCAATTCACACAATGTCACTGCAATCTCTGCCTCACTAGTCACAATATCTGAAACCGTCAGGGTTTTGGAACAAATTTCTCTAAAGAAGCAAGCTAACTTTATCAAAGGCCTACTAACATGAGATGGCAAAGACCCACGTAATGCTATGGGAAAAAGTTGCTGCATCAATATGTGATTATCATGACTCTTCAAACCAGAAATCTTGCGTTCTTTCATATTCACACGCCGTGAGATATTGGAAGCGTACCCATCGGGCACT encodes:
- the LOC126704843 gene encoding uncharacterized protein LOC126704843, which gives rise to MQRIWALPPNKKLVCGLNGSKQPVGESGQTFKRWLGTLCICRNYCPLMPATWTHVDRKCKENAWVEIEKKWIIDPEIISPANQMNWAMHLLGELRRNRRSKLKKKCYPKDALKEDVYKNKPSWADEQDYRALVDYWFDSKTKELVDTNKRSRSFQTDIARTGPISFAQTADNMAKENGQAVERADVFIKAYCKKDGTPISNEVRDKIDKMKEILNNGGKLVGDHRDGILWAKDDAFAQVMGKERSGRVRGVGFGPTPSGRSGSNLPCVLGPSSTETVQRMIALENSMRDQQADSEQSN